One segment of Desulfovermiculus halophilus DSM 18834 DNA contains the following:
- a CDS encoding HepT-like ribonuclease domain-containing protein translates to MIRDYRDYLQDILTSIEESLEFTEGMTFDAFSQDRKTINAVVRSLEVLGEATKRIPENLRSQAPSIPWKYMAGMRDNPHPRILRSGSWHRVGGNSG, encoded by the coding sequence ATGATCCGAGATTATCGAGACTATTTGCAGGACATACTGACTTCGATCGAAGAATCGCTTGAATTTACTGAAGGGATGACATTCGATGCTTTCTCCCAAGATCGAAAAACAATCAATGCAGTAGTCCGCAGCTTGGAAGTTTTAGGTGAAGCTACTAAACGTATCCCTGAGAATCTCCGTTCTCAGGCCCCATCCATTCCTTGGAAATATATGGCTGGAATGCGGGACAACCCTCATCCACGAATACTTCGGAGTGGATCTTGGCATCGTGTGGGCGGTAATTCAGGATGA
- a CDS encoding nucleotidyltransferase family protein, translating to MPLDLLEIQRIIRHHWDELSQNYCVATIAIFGSYVRGEARQKSDVDILVEFNRTPGFFKFMELEERLGELLEARVELVTKAALKPHIGQHILNEAEMV from the coding sequence ATGCCTCTTGACCTTCTTGAAATCCAGAGAATCATCCGCCACCATTGGGATGAGCTCTCCCAAAACTACTGCGTTGCGACCATTGCGATCTTCGGCTCCTATGTCCGTGGAGAAGCCCGGCAAAAAAGTGATGTTGATATACTGGTCGAGTTCAACCGAACTCCAGGATTTTTTAAATTCATGGAACTCGAAGAACGTCTTGGTGAGCTGCTTGAAGCGAGAGTTGAGCTGGTAACCAAAGCAGCTCTTAAGCCCCATATTGGACAGCACATCCTCAACGAAGCAGAAATGGTATGA